From the genome of Deferribacteraceae bacterium V6Fe1:
CATCCTCAACTCTTTCTTGAGACAATAAATACAGAAACCGAGGGATATCGTTTTTAGCCGGGCAACCGGAGTTCCCTAAGTGATCTTTAGAATAACAAGGACTTTTTTTATTGATGTAAATTGGATATAACCTTTTCAAGACTCGCCTCCGTATAAGCTTGCTACTTCAATTATACACTTTCTTTATAATATTTCAAAATAAAAATTATTAACTTTTAGAAAAATATTTTTACCAAATGAATATGGAAGTTGACAAAAAAGGGGGGCAATACGCCCCCCTTAGGACTACATTATATTTTTATAAATCTCTTACAACAAAAACCGATTTTTTTGACCTTCTTACAACCTTTTCAGTTGTACTGCCAAAAAACACATCTTCAAAAAAGCTTTTTGTATGAGAAGCAATTACAATCAAATCAACATCAAGCTCTTTTTCTGTCCTCAATACTTCATAATACGGCTCACCAAACTTTACTACTGTTTCAACTTCAATATTTTTGTCACCAAGGACTTTTTCAATCTGTTTTTTAAAAAGTTCTTCCGTATCAGTTACAAGTCTTTTTTTAAGGTCTTTGGAAGCCCTCTCACCCAAATAACTAT
Proteins encoded in this window:
- a CDS encoding universal stress protein, whose product is MYNLKKILVPTDFSKSADVALQRAGDLAETFKSKIILLHAIPEESSIVHSYLGERASKDLKKRLVTDTEELFKKQIEKVLGDKNIEVETVVKFGEPYYEVLRTEKELDVDLIVIASHTKSFFEDVFFGSTTEKVVRRSKKSVFVVRDL